One Chionomys nivalis chromosome 4, mChiNiv1.1, whole genome shotgun sequence genomic region harbors:
- the LOC130873832 gene encoding olfactory receptor 143-like — translation MTRKQMIMENDSSVSEFILMGLTDQPELQLPLFALFLVNYTATVMGNLSLMSHIFLNSNLHTPMYFFIFNLSFIDFCYSFVFTPKMLMSFVLKKNTISFRGCITQLFFFCFFVSSECYVLTVMAYDRYVAICQPLLYKAIMSPEICFTLMFGSYITGFGGAMAHTGCMLRLRLCDSNIINHYMC, via the exons ATGACGAGAAAG CAAATGATTATGGAAAATGACTCTTCAGTGTCTGAGTTCATTCTTATGGGTCTGACAGACCAACCTGAACTCCAGCTGCCCTTATTTGCTCTGTTCTTGGTGAATTACACAGCCACTGTGATGGGAAACTTGAGCTTAATGAGTCACATTTTCTTGAATTCAAACCttcacacccccatgtacttttTTATCTTTAATCTCTCCTTCATTGATTTCTGTTATTCATTTGTCTTTACCCCCAAAATGCTGATGagctttgttttaaagaagaacACTATTTCCTTCAGAGGATGCATAACTCAgctgtttttcttctgcttttttgtGAGCTCAGAGTGTTATGTGTTGACAGtcatggcctatgatcgctatgtGGCCATTTGTCAGCCACTATTGTACAAGGCTATTATGTCTCCTGAGATATGTTTTACATTGATGTTTGGTTCTTACATAACAGGGTTTGGTGGGGCCATGGCTCACACAGGGTGCATGCTCAGGCTCAGGCTTTGTGATTCTAACATCATCAACCACTACATGTGTTGa
- the LOC130873452 gene encoding olfactory receptor 143-like produces MAMQNDSSVTEFILAGLTDQPELQLPLFILFLVYHTVTVVGNLSLMSLIFLNSDLQTPMYFFLFNLSFIDLCYSFVFTPKTLMSFVSEKNIISFKGCMTQLFFFCFFAHSECYVLTAMAYDRYVAICQPLLYMVIMSPRTCFLMMFGSYIMGFAGATVHTVFMVRLKFCDSNIINHYLCDIFPLLQLSCSNTYASELVSSVVVSTVVIASSVVILMSYALILFNVTQLSSGKGLYKAMSTCSSHIITVALFYGFGMLSHIKTSSDESVVQGKVLSIFCTFLLPLLNPFIYSLRNKDVKVALMRSLRRLKENEALGLP; encoded by the coding sequence ATGGCTATGCAGAATGACTCTTCAGTGACCGAATTCATTCTCGCAGGATTGACAGACCAACCTGAGCTCCAGCTACCCCTGTTCATCCTGTTTCTGGTGTATCACACAGTCACTGTGGTGGGGAACTTGAGTTTAATGAGTCTCATTTTCCTAAATTCAGACCTGCAGACCCCCatgtacttttttctctttaacttgTCCTTCATTGACTTATGTTATTCCTTTGTTTTTACTCCCAAAACACTAATGAGTTTTGTTTCAGAGAAGAACATCATCTCCTTTAAAGGATGCATGACTCAgctgtttttcttctgcttttttgcCCATTCTGAGTGCTATGTATTGACAGCcatggcctatgatcgctatgtAGCCATCTGTCAACCTCTGTTGTACATGGTCATCATGTCTCCTAGGACATGTTTCCTGATGATGTTTGGTTCATACATCATGGGGTTTGCTGGTGCCACTGTCCACACAGTGTTTATGGTCAGGCTCAAATTTTGTGATTCTAACATCATCAACCATTACCTGTGTGATATCTTTCCACTTCTCCAACTCTCCTGCAGCAACACCTATGCCAGTGAGCTTGTGAGTTCTGTTGTTGTCAGCACAGTGGTCATTGCATCTAGTGTTGTCATCTTAATGTCCTATGCTTTGATTCTTTTTAATGTCACTCAGTTGTCATCAGGTAAGGGTTTGTACAAAGCCATGAGCACCTGTAGTTCTCACATAATCACTGTTGCCTTATTCTATGGATTTGGTATGCTTTCTCATATCAAAACATCATCTGATGAGTCTGTGGTTCAGGGGAAAGTTCTCAGtatattttgtacatttttgcTTCCATTGCTGAACCCTTTTATTTACAGTCTCAGGAATAAGGATGTCAAAGTTGCTCTAATGAGATCTCTAAGGAGACTCAAAGAGAATGAAGCACTGGGGCTGCCATAG
- the LOC130872728 gene encoding olfactory receptor 143-like, which produces MSRREQPNTLLRELGIPVGELQTKQDFESQKTESAVTKTAMKNHSSVTEFILTGLTDQPELQLPLFILFLANHIATVVGNLSLMSLIFLNSDLQTPMYFFLFNLSFIDLCYSFVFTPKTLMSFVSEKNTISFRGCMTQLFFFCFFANSECYVLTAMAYDRYVAICQPLLYMVIMSPRTCSLIMFGSYFMGFAGAIVHTGFMIRLNFCDSNIINHYLCDIFPLLQLSCSSTYANELVSSVVIGTVVLASSTVILMSYALILFNVTQLSSGKGLYKAMSTCSSHIITVALFYGLGMLTHIKTSSDESVDQGKLLSIFYTFLLPLLNPFIYSLRNNDVKLALKRSLRRLIVNEALGLP; this is translated from the exons ATGAGTAGAAGGGAACAACCCAATACCCTGCTCAGGGAACTAGGTATTCCTGTTGGGGAATTACAAACTAAGCAGGACTTTGAGTCCCAAAAGACAGA ATCTGCTGTGACAAAAACGGCTATGAAGAATCACTCTTCAGTGACTGAATTCATTCTCACAGGATTGACAGACCAACCTGAGCTCCAGCTACCCCTGTTCATCCTGTTTCTGGCGAATCACATAGCCACTGTGGTGGGGAACTTGAGTTTAATGAGTCTCATTTTCTTAAATTCAGACCTGCAGACCCCCatgtacttttttctctttaacttgTCCTTCATTGACTTATGTTATTCCTTTGTCTTTACTCCCAAAACACTAATGAGTTTTGTTTCAGAGAAGAACACCATTTCCTTTAGAGGATGCATGACTCAgctgttttttttctgcttttttgccAACTCTGAGTGTTATGTGTTGACAGCcatggcctatgatcgctatgtAGCCATCTGTCAACCTCTGTTGTACATGGTCATTATGTCTCCTAGGACATGTTCCCTGATAATGTTTGGTTCATACTTCATGGGGTTTGCTGGTGCCATTGTCCACACAGGGTTTATGATCAGGCTCAACTTTTGTGATTCTAACATCATCAACCACTACCTGTGTGATATCTTCCCCCTTCTCCAGCTTTCCTGTAGCAGCACCTATGCCAATGAGCTTGTGAGTTCTGTTGTTATAGGCACAGTAGTCCTTGCATCCAGCACTGTCATCTTAATGTCCTATGCTTTGATTCTTTTTAATGTCACTCAGTTGTCATCAGGTAAGGGTTTGTACAAAGCCATGAGCACTTGTAGTTCTCACATAATAACTGTGGCCCTATTCTATGGACTGGGTATGCTTACACATATCAAAACATCATCTGATGAGTCTGTGGATCAGGGGAAACTTCTCagtatattttatacatttttgctGCCACTGCTGAACCCTTTTATTTACAGTCTTAGGAATAACGATGTCAAGCTTGCTCTAAAGAGATCTCTAAGAAGACTCATAGTGAATGAAGCACTTGGGCTGCCATAA